In the Ostrinia nubilalis chromosome W unlocalized genomic scaffold, ilOstNubi1.1 SUPER_W_unloc_6, whole genome shotgun sequence genome, one interval contains:
- the LOC135087418 gene encoding uncharacterized protein LOC135087418 has product MSDVSESSNTETQKGGVTERKKIKRVSTDGSEKKSVDYLKLNLKVPTFSPDDPEIWFALLEGQFNNFGITDDFMKFNNVITNLDIHHAKTVKDIIVNPPDTNRYNKIKSELIKRLTASHEKKVKQLLTYEELGDRTASQFLRHLLDLAGPDVPQEFVRSIWTNRLPKQIQTVLTTQPTHSLEQLADLADRIQEITGPGCHVATTSKPTASSSNASNSEIAELRMMVERLESKMDQYSRASRPQNRSRPQQRQPSSRSQSRSSSDYNRHPVCWYHWKYGSKARKCQKPCDYKAGNDVGGH; this is encoded by the coding sequence ATGAGCGACGTCAGCGAATCATCAAATACTGAAACACAAAAGGGAGGTGTCACGGAACGCAAAAAGATCAAGCGCGTTTCCACTGACGGGTCCGAGAAAAAGTCGGTCGACTACCTAAAGTTAAACCTGAAGGTTCCGACATTCAGCCCAGACGACCCAGAGATATGGTTTGCATTGTTGGAAGGGCAATTTAACAACTTTGGCATAACTGACGATTTTATGAAATTCAACAACGTCATTACCAACCTGGATATACACCATGCCAAGACGGTTAAGGACATTATCGTGAACCCACCAGACACAAACCGATACAACAAGATCAAATCAGAGCTGATCAAACGGCTAACGGCCTCACACgagaaaaaagttaaacaacTCTTGACATACGAAGAACTCGGAGATCGAACTGCGTCTCAATTTCTACGCCATCTTCTGGATCTAGCTGGCCCAGACGTACCTCAAGAGTTTGTAAGATCAATCTGGACAAACCGCCTGCCCAAACAAATACAAACGGTGCTCACAACGCAGCCAACTCACTCCCTGGAGCAGCTAGCAGACTTAGCAGACCGCATACAAGAGATCACAGGACCTGGATGTCACGTGGCTACCACTTCGAAACCAACTGCATCAAGCAGCAACGCCTCGAACAGCGAGATCGCAGAACTACGGATGATGGTAGAACGCCTAGAATCAAAAATGGACCAGTACTCGAGAGCGTCGCGCCCCCAAAACCGGTCTAGACCACAACAGCGCCAACCATCTTCAAGAAGTCAATCCAGATCGTCTTCCGACTACAATCGGCACCCAGTCTGTTGGTATCACTGGAAATATGGTTCGAAAGCGCGCAAATGCCAAAAGCCTTGTGATTATAAGGCGGGAAACGACGTGGGCGGTCATTAA